In Rutidosis leptorrhynchoides isolate AG116_Rl617_1_P2 chromosome 2, CSIRO_AGI_Rlap_v1, whole genome shotgun sequence, one genomic interval encodes:
- the LOC139892714 gene encoding beta-galactosidase-like: MNSCFKKMHKFYLVFMFLFSFWVCFCKASVSYDHRAISINGERRILISGSIHYPRSTPEMWPDLIQKAKEGGLDVIQTYVFWNGHEPQPGKYYFEDRYDLVKFIKVIKEAGLYVHLRIGPYACAEWNFGGFPVWLKYVPGISFRTDNAPFKAAMETFTRKIVSMMKSEGLYENQGGPIILSQIENEYGPMEYELGDPARAYSKWAAKMAVGLDTGVPWIMCKQDDAPDPIINTCNGFYCDYFTPNSNIKPKMWTEAWSGWFTEFGGAIPYRPAEDLAFSVAKFIQTGGSFINYYMYHGGTNFGRTAGGPFIATSYDYDAPLDEFGLKREAKWGHLKDLHRAIKLCEPLLVNGDPSVISLGNYQKAYVYKNKNGGCSAFLANDDKSDFAKVDFQNRHYDLPPWSVSILPDCKHTVYNTARVGAQTTVMKMTREPTGFAWQSFNDETEYYDDNTFGTVGLLEQLNVTRDASDYLWYMTDVIIDSNERFLIRKEQPTLTALSAGHALHVFINGQLSGTVYGSLENPRITYNSPVELRAGLNKISLLSIAVGLPNIGPHFETWNAGVLGPVMLSGLNEGRRDLSWQKWSYKVGLKGEILSLHSLSGSSSVEWVQGSYVAQKQPLTWYKAIFDAPSGNEPLALDMNSMGKGQVWVNGQSIGRYWPAYTAAGSCTTCNYTGYYYEKKCLSNCGEASQRWYHVPRSWLNPRGNLLVVFEELGGIPYGISLVKRAIYSVCADIYEFQPSLKNYQMQASGNVTKPLRPKAHLSCSPGQKITTVKFASFGTPEGGCGSFKEGSCHAHSSYDIFNKNCIGQESCAVAVSTEVFRGDPCPGVMKKLSVEVICS; this comes from the exons ATGAATTCTTGTTTTAAAAAAATGCACAAGTTTTATTTAGTGTTTATGTTTTTATTCAGTTTTTGGGTTTGTTTCTGTAAAGCCTCTGTTTCTTATGATCATAGAGCTATTTCCATTAATGGTGAAAGAAGGATTCTTATTTCTGGATCCATTCATTACCCAAGAAGCACTCCTGAG ATGTGGCCGGATCTTATTCAGAAGGCAAAAGAAGGAGGTTTGGATGTGATTCAGACTTATGTTTTTTGGAATGGGCATGAACCACAACCTGGTAAA TACTATTTTGAAGATAGGTATGATCTTGTTAAGTTCATTAAGGTAATTAAGGAAGCTGGACTTTATGTTCATCTCAGAATTGGACCATATGCTTGTGCTGAATGGAACTTTGG TGGATTTCCTGTTTGGTTGAAGTATGTGCCAGGAATTAGTTTTAGAACAGATAATGCTCCTTTTAAG GCTGCTATGGAAACATTCACAAGAAAGATAGTAAGTATGATGAAATCAGAAGGGTTGTATGAGAATCAGGGTGGTCCAATTATTTTATCTCAG ATCGAAAATGAATACGGGCCAATGGAGTATGAACTTGGAGACCCAGCTCGAGCCTATTCAAAATGGGCGGCTAAAATGGCGGTGGGTCTAGACACCGGTGTCCCTTGGATCATGTGCAAGCAAGATGATGCCCCTGATCCCATT ATCAACACTTGCAATGGTTTTTACTGTGATTACTTCACTCCCAACAGCAATATTAAACCGAAAATGTGGACCGAAGCCTGGTCAGGATG GTTCACAGAGTTTGGAGGCGCAATTCCTTACAGACCAGCTGAAGATTTGGCATTTTCCGTTGCTAAATTTATTCAAACTGGTGGATCGTTCATTAATTATTATATG TACCATGGAGGGACCAATTTTGGTAGGACCGCAGGTGGCCCGTTTATTGCCACAAGCTACGACTATGATGCCCCTTTGGATGAATTTG GATTGAAAAGGGAAGCTAAATGGGGACACTTGAAAGATCTGCACAGAGCAATAAAACTATGTGAGCCCCTTTTAGTAAACGGTGACCCGTCTGTTATCTCACTAGGAAACTATCAAAAG GCGTATGTGTACAAGAATAAAAACGGAGGCTGTTCTGCTTTCCTTGCAAATGATGATAAATCGGATTTTGCAAAAGTAGATTTCCAAAATCGACATTATGATCTGCCTCCTTGGTCTGTTAGTATCCTCCCTGATTGCAAACACACTGTTTATAATACAGCAAGG GTAGGTGCACAGACAACTGTGATGAAAATGACCCGAGAACCAACAGGATTTGCTTGGCAATCGTTTAATGATGAGACAGAATATTATGACGACAATACGTTCGGTACAGTTGGATTATTGGAGCAGTTAAATGTGACTAGAGATGCTTCTGATTACTTGTGGTACATGACTGA CGTCATAATTGACTCAAACGAAAGATTCTTGATAAGGAAAGAACAGCCTACACTTACTGCCTTATCTGCTGGTCACGCTTTGCATGTTTTCATCAACGGTCAACTATCAG GAACCGTCTATGGAAGCCTCGAAAACCCGAGAATAACTTATAATAGTCCTGTCGAATTAAGAGCCGGCCTTAACAAAATTTCGCTGCTAAGTATTGCTGTTGGTCTTCCT AATATCGGTCCACATTTTGAGACATGGAATGCTGGTGTACTCGGTCCAGTCATGCTTTCTGGTCTAAATGAGGGGAGAAGAGACTTATCTTGGCAAAAATGGTCTTATAAG GTTGGGCTTAAAGGTGAAATTCTAAGTCTTCATTCGCTAAGTGGTAGTTCGTCTGTCGAATGGGTTCAAGGCTCTTACGTGGCCCAAAAACAACCGCTTACTTGGTATAAG GCAATCTTTGATGCTCCAAGTGGGAATGAACCGTTGGCATTAGATATGAACAGTATGGGTAAAGGTCAAGTATGGGTCAACGGGCAAAGTATCGGGCGTTATTGGCCCGCATATACGGCCGCTGGTTCATGTACCACTTGTAACTACACCGGTTATTACTACGAGAAGAAATGTTTAAGTAATTGTGGTGAGGCTTCACAAAGATGGTATCATGTACCTCGATCTTGGCTAAATCCAAGAGGAAATTTGTTAGTCGTGTTTGAAGAATTAGGAGGGATCCCATATGGGATCTCGTTAGTAAAACGTGCAATATACAGTGTGTGTGCTGATATCTATGAGTTTCAACCGTCGTTAAAAAATTACCAAATGCAAGCTTCTGGTAACGTAACGAAACCGTTGAGACCGAAAGCTCATCTTTCGTGCAGTCCTGGTCAGAAGATAACGACCGTTAAGTTTGCTAGCTTTGGTACACCTGAAGGCGGTTGTGGTAGTTTTAAAGAAGGTAGTTGTCATGCACATAGCTCGTATGATATTTTTAACAAG aaTTGCATCGGGCAAGAATCGTGTGCAGTAGCAGTATCGACTGAGGTATTTAGAGGTGATCCATGTCCAGGTGTAATGAAGAAACTATCAGTAGAGGTCATTTGCAGCTGA
- the LOC139894525 gene encoding transmembrane 9 superfamily member 7-like — MECLRFNGFVFISISIVLFFFMISSSESFYLPGVAPRDFQRGDSLQVKVNKLSSTKTQLPYDYYYLNYCKPKHIQNSAENLGEVLRGDRIENSVYTFSMREELPCKVGCRVKLDAQSAKNFKEKIDDEYRVNMILDNLPVAVLRQRRDGSQSTTYEHGFRVGFKGNYAGSKEEKYFINNHLSFRVMYHKDLETDLARIVGFEVTPNSINHEYKDWDDKNPQLTTCNQNTKNIIQGSTVPQEVDTDKEVVFTYDVTFKESDIKWASRWDTYLLMNDDQIHWFSIINSLMIVLFLSGMVAMIMMRTLYRDIANYNQLDSTDEAQEETGWKLLHGDVFRAPSKFGLLSVYVGTGVQILGMTLVTMIFALLGFLSPSNRGGLMTALVLLWVFMGLFAGYSSARLYKMFKGTEWKKNTLKTAFMFPGILFSIFFVLNAIIWGEKSSGAVPFGTMFALVCLWFGISVPLVFVGSYLGFKKPVIEDPVKTNKIPRQIPEQAWYMTPVFSILIGGILPFGAVFIELFFILTSIWLNQFYYIFGFLFIVFVILIITCAEITVVLCYFQLCSEDYNWWWRAYLTAGSSAAYLFLYSIFYFFTKLEITKLVSGILYFGYMAIASYAFFVLTGTIGFYACLWFVRKIYSSVKID, encoded by the exons atggAGTGTTTGAGATTCAATGGATTCGTATTCATATCAATCTCAATCGTCCTCTTCTTCTTCATGATCTCATCTTCTGAATCATTCTATCTTCCTGGTGTTGCTCCTCGCGATTTCCAAAGA ggCGATTCActacaagtcaaagtcaacaagctATCGTCTACAAAGACACAGCTTCCGTACGACTACTATTACTTGAATTACTGTAAACCTAAACACATTCAAAACAGTGCTGAAAACTTGGGGGAAGTGTTACGAGGTGATCGAATAGAGAATTCGGTCTACACT TTTAGTATGAGAGAGGAGCTCCCATGTAAAGTTGGTTGTAGAGTTAAGCTTGATGCTCAATCTGCAAAGAACTTTAAGGAAAAAATTGATGATGAGTACCGTGTTAACAT GATTTTGGATAACCTTCCCGTTGCTGTTCTTAGACAAAGACGTGACGGTAGTCAATCAACCACTTACGAACATGGTTTTCGTGTAGGGTTTAAAGGAAACTATGCTGGG AGCAAAGAGGAGAAATATTTCATCAACAATCACTTGAGCTTTAGAGTCATGTATCACAAAGACCTTGAGACTGATTTGGCTCGAATTGTCGGATTTGAAGTTACTCCAAACAG TATCAATCATGAGTACAAGGATTGGGATGACAAGAACCCTCAATTAACGACATGCAACCAGAATACCAAAAATATAATTCAAGGAAGCACTGTACCTCAAGAAGTCGATACCGACAAGGAGGTGGTGTTTACTTATGATGTTACTTTCAAG GAGAGTGATATCAAATGGGCGTCACGTTGGGACACCTATCTCCTTATGAATGACGATCAAATCCACTGGTTTTCAATCATAAACTCACTAATGATAGTCCTTTTCCTTTCTGGAATGGTAGCAATGATCATGATGAGAACGTTGTACAGAGACATTGCCAACTATAATCAGTTAGATTCAACAGATGAAGCACAAGAAGAAACCGGATGGAAACTTCTTCATGGAGATGTCTTTCGGGCCCCATCAAAATTTGGGCTTTTGTCTGTTTATGTTGGAACAGGTGTTCAAATCCTAGGAATGACATTGGTAACAATGATATTCGCATTACTAGGTTTCTTGTCACCATCTAACCGGGGTGGGCTTATGACAGCTTTGGTTCTTTTATGGGTGTTCATGGGGTTATTCGCGGGTTATTCATCTGCACGGTTATACAAAATGTTTAAAGGTACAGAATGGAAAAAGAACACGCTGAAAACCGCCTTCATGTTTCCCGGTATTTTATTTTCAATTTTCTTTGTACTCAACGCCATAATTTGGGGTGAGAAGTCTTCTGGTGCAGTACCTTTTGGAACCATGTTTGCTCTTGTTTGTTTATGGTTTGGTATATCTGTACCTTTGGTGTTTGTTGGTAGTTACTTGGGTTTCAAGAAACCAGTAATTGAAGATCCTGTGAAAACAAACAAGATCCCGAGACAAATACCGGAACAAGCTTGGTACATGACGCCCGTTTTTTCGATCTTAATTGGCGGGATTCTACCTTTTGGAGCCGTTTTCATTGAGCTTTTCttcattttgacatccatttggcTGAACCAGTTCTACTATATATTCGGGTTTCTGTTCATTGTGTTTGTGATTTTGATCATCACGTGTGCAGAGATAACCGTTGTGTTGTGTTACTTCCAGTTGTGTAGTGAGGACTACAACTGGTGGTGGCGCGCGTACCTTACTGCGGGGTCATCTGCAGCGTATCTTTTTCTCTACTCCATCTTTTACTTTTTCACCAAATTGGAAATTACAAAGCTGGTTTCGGGTATTTTGTACTTTGGGTACATGGCGATTGCTTCATATGCGTTCTTTGTGTTGACGGGTACAATCGGGTTTTACGCGTGCTTATGGTTTGTGAGGAAGATCTACTCATCTGTAAAGATTGATTGA